The uncultured Desulfuromonas sp. genome has a segment encoding these proteins:
- a CDS encoding MinD/ParA family protein: protein MDGHQEHADQADTLRSLSDRMGESPRMNAGSNKTARVLSVTSGKGGVGKTAVVSNVAVALGRMGKKVLIIDADLGLANIDVVFGLAPRYNLNHFFSGQQSLESILVDGPAGVQILPAGSGVQQFTRLEASHKMRFLDDLENLPGDYDVVLIDTEAGISENVTYFNQAAQDILVVTTPEPTAITDAYALMKLLSSQYHEKRFNLIVNSVRHSDEALDVYRKLTMVSNRYLDISIDFMGGIPFDRKMYESVRRQKVMVEMYPGHKVSVAFEKLATTLVADQHRNEPKGSLQFFWKRLLSLGSGT from the coding sequence ATGGATGGACATCAGGAACACGCCGATCAGGCGGATACATTACGCTCATTGAGTGACCGTATGGGAGAATCACCGCGAATGAATGCCGGCAGCAACAAGACGGCACGCGTTCTTTCGGTTACCAGTGGCAAAGGGGGCGTCGGCAAGACCGCTGTTGTCTCCAATGTCGCCGTGGCGTTGGGCCGCATGGGGAAAAAGGTTTTGATTATCGATGCCGACCTCGGTCTGGCGAATATCGATGTCGTTTTCGGCCTGGCCCCGCGTTATAATCTCAATCATTTCTTTTCCGGTCAGCAGAGCCTGGAATCGATTCTCGTCGACGGCCCTGCCGGCGTGCAGATTCTGCCGGCCGGATCCGGGGTACAACAGTTTACCCGCCTCGAAGCCAGCCATAAGATGCGCTTTCTCGATGACCTGGAAAACTTGCCCGGCGACTACGATGTGGTATTGATTGATACTGAGGCCGGGATTTCCGAGAATGTCACCTATTTTAACCAGGCCGCGCAGGATATCCTGGTGGTGACCACACCGGAACCGACAGCGATCACCGATGCCTATGCCCTGATGAAATTGTTGTCGTCGCAGTATCACGAAAAGCGCTTCAACCTGATCGTCAATTCGGTGCGTCACTCGGATGAAGCGCTGGATGTGTATCGTAAACTGACCATGGTTTCCAACCGCTATCTGGACATCTCCATCGATTTTATGGGCGGTATTCCTTTCGATCGTAAGATGTACGAATCGGTACGGCGCCAGAAAGTGATGGTGGAGATGTATCCGGGGCATAAAGTCAGTGTGGCGTTTGAAAAGCTGGCAACGACACTGGTCGCTGATCAGCATCGCAATGAACCCAAAGGGTCGTTGCAGTTTTTCTGGAAACGTTTGTTGTCATTGGGGAGTGGAACCTAG